The DNA sequence AGGCCCATCAGGATGAAGTTGCGAATCAGGTCGGCCTGGGTCAGTTCGAGACCGGTCGAGTTCATGCTCTCAAAGATGAGTTGGGGGTTGTCCTGATCGCGGCTGAGGGCGATGTCCACGATCACGAGCTTGGCCAGTCCATAGCAGAGCGGAGCAAGGTCATCACCGAGCTTGGCGATCTGCTCCTCGAAAAACTTGAAGTTTTCGGCAATGCGGATCGAGTGCTCAGCAGGCAGGTCCTTCTGGCGCACCAGCGCAAGCAAGGTGTTGCGGTCGGTCTGGGTCAGAAGGAGTTTGTAGGCGCGGTCGTCATCCTCCAGTGGATTCAACAGGTAGTAACTGCGGATCTTCTTTGCCGAGAACCCCTCCACCGGTTCGCTGTTGCCGACCCGGCGCGCGAGGGCTTCGAGCAAGAGCGAGACGGTGGTGAGCCGCTGCTGGCCGTCGATCACCAGCAATGGCGATTGGCTGGTGACCTGGTAGATGCCTTTCTCAATGTACACAATCGAGCCTAGGAAATGGGCTGAAATGGCATCGTCAGAGCCCGTGCGCAGGATGTCGTCCCAAAGTTGGCGGCATTGGCGTTCACCCCAAGAGTAGGTGCGTTGGTAAATGGGCACGATGAACTGGGGCGACTTCTTGAGAAAGTCAAGCAGCTTTGCCTCTGTGGCCTTCATTACGCATTCCTCCCAAAATTTTCCTCCAACAGCCCTTTTGCTTCCTTCTCCACCGCCAGCAGGTCGGCATGGATTTCATCAAGGCTCCGCAGTTTCTTGGGCTTGTAAAACCATCGGTTGAAGCTGTTTAGTCTGCCGGTTCTGCCAGCATTTGAATAGGAACACAATCCCCGAGTCATACTTGCGCTCCCTCCGTGAAGAGATCGATATAAGCGTCATAGCGGAACCGCCGATTTCGCACCTGGCCAGTGATCTCAGAAAGCAATTCGTGCGCGACGAACTTCTGCATCAGTTGATTGGCAGCGGTAAAACTGGTCCCGGTTATGTCAGCAATATCATTTACGGTGATGATGGGACGGGAGTAGAGAGACTCCAACACCTTGAGCCCGTTGGCGGCCACACGTCCAAACTGCTCAATAATCAAAGCCCGATGCGCTTCGCGTAGCTCCACAATGCGCCGGGCAGTGGTCGTAGCTTCTTGAGATACCTCTGTGATCCCCTGCAAGAAGAATTTCAGCCACGACTCCCAATCACCTGTGTCTCGCACGGCTTGTAGCAGATCGTAGTACCGTTGCCGGTATCGTTTGAAGTAGTAAGAGAGGTAGAGTACGGGCTTCTGCAGGATGCCGCGTTCACAAAGGAGGAACGTGATAAGCAGGCGGCCGATCCTTCCGTTGCCATCGAGAAACGGATGGATGGTCTCGAATTGGGCGTGTGCCAGTCCCACCTTGATCAGGAAGGGCATCGTGTAATCTTTGTGCAAGAAACGTTCCCAATCCCCGAGCGCTTTTGGGACCTCACTCGGTGGGGGAGGGACGAAGGTGGCCTCATTTAGAGTGCAGCCACCCGGACCGATCCAATTTTGCGTGGTTCGCAACTCACCAGGTTGGCGGCGAGCTCCCCGAACACCCTTGAGGAGCCGCTTATGAATTTCGCGGATCAGACGTACCGATATGGGGAGCGTCCGAAGACGTTCCAGACCATAATTCATGGCGTTTACATAGTTGAGGACTTCTTCCACATCCCGCGGCCGGTCCGCCCTGAATATCTTTGCCTCCGCTTCGAGCAGATCGTCGAGCGAGCTTTGGGTGCCCTCGATTTGGCTTGATAACACCGCTTCTTTACGGACGTACATAAAAACAAACAGGTCTGGATCAGGAAGGGTTTGGATTGAACCATCCAACCGGCCTAAAGCGAGTTCAGCTTGCGAAAGTGCAACCTGCATTTGCGCATCCACACGAACCGGCGGATTTGGAGGCAACGGCGCAGGAATGAAGGCACGATAACCTTGAGGCTGTCGAACATACCGTCCGGCTCGTCCGGATCCTCTCGTAGACACGCTACTCAGCTCCTTCAACTAGCCCTGCCTTCAACATAGGTCCTGCTCCGTACTATATTAAAGGTTGCCTTTAATATGCAAGACAAACACTGTCATGTGCAAGGGTGTCTTCATCACCGACTCTTGGCTCGTAATGGGGCTCATCCGTCTTTCCCTCCCAGGATTTCCTCCAACAGCCCTTTTGCTTCCTTCTCCACCGCCAGCAGATCGGCACGGATTTCATCAAGGCTCCGCAGTTTCTTGGGCTTGTAGAAATAGCGGTTGAAGCTAATCTCGTAGCCAATCTTGAGGCTGTCTGGTTTGTACCAGGCGTCCGGCGCGTAGGGCAGCACTTCGCGGCGCAGGAAGGCCTCGATCGCCACCTGCGCGTCCGCCCCGGTGGGGAGGTGACTTGCAGTTAGCGATCCAATTGAGATCGTTGTTGTTCATGTTACCCTCAGCAATTGAACACGGCGCGTAGGATGACCATTCCCCAGAAGCTTTGAGCTTCGATCTCGTGTTTTGATCATCATCTGTTCACCCTTTCGGGTACGTAACGCTCATTATACAGCATTTTCTCATCATCTCTCGTTTGCTCTTGTATTGTAAGCATCC is a window from the Candidatus Bipolaricaulota bacterium genome containing:
- a CDS encoding Fic family protein — encoded protein: MSTRGSGRAGRYVRQPQGYRAFIPAPLPPNPPVRVDAQMQVALSQAELALGRLDGSIQTLPDPDLFVFMYVRKEAVLSSQIEGTQSSLDDLLEAEAKIFRADRPRDVEEVLNYVNAMNYGLERLRTLPISVRLIREIHKRLLKGVRGARRQPGELRTTQNWIGPGGCTLNEATFVPPPPSEVPKALGDWERFLHKDYTMPFLIKVGLAHAQFETIHPFLDGNGRIGRLLITFLLCERGILQKPVLYLSYYFKRYRQRYYDLLQAVRDTGDWESWLKFFLQGITEVSQEATTTARRIVELREAHRALIIEQFGRVAANGLKVLESLYSRPIITVNDIADITGTSFTAANQLMQKFVAHELLSEITGQVRNRRFRYDAYIDLFTEGAQV